Proteins from a genomic interval of Kitasatospora kifunensis:
- a CDS encoding methyltransferase produces the protein MATENGYLLDNRQREAGRRFEAFAELFDPWTLGRLDRLGPLTGLRCWDVGAGGPSLPAALAARVGPTGQVLVTDLDTTWLTGLTDTSADAAPVTVLRHDVVRDQPPGDGFDLVHARLVLVHLPERAQVLRTLAAAVRPGGWLVIEDADPALQPLACPDERGPAEELANRIRRGFRALLAERGVDLAFGRTLPALLRTAGLSEVAAEAYFPVTSPACRELEAATVRQLREQLTAGGLATAAEIDQHLTNLSEQELDVTTAPLITCWGRRAPQG, from the coding sequence ATGGCAACCGAGAACGGATACCTCCTGGACAACCGGCAACGAGAGGCCGGACGGCGCTTCGAGGCGTTCGCCGAACTCTTCGACCCGTGGACGCTCGGCCGGCTGGACCGGCTGGGCCCGCTGACGGGCCTGCGTTGCTGGGACGTGGGCGCGGGCGGCCCGTCCCTGCCGGCCGCGCTGGCCGCCCGGGTGGGGCCGACCGGGCAGGTCCTGGTGACCGACCTCGACACCACCTGGCTGACCGGCCTCACCGACACGAGCGCGGACGCGGCGCCGGTGACGGTGCTGCGCCATGACGTGGTCAGGGACCAGCCGCCGGGCGACGGGTTCGACCTGGTGCACGCACGGCTGGTGCTGGTCCACCTCCCCGAACGCGCCCAGGTGCTGCGCACACTGGCCGCGGCGGTGCGCCCGGGCGGCTGGCTGGTCATCGAGGACGCCGATCCCGCACTGCAACCGCTGGCCTGCCCCGATGAGCGCGGCCCGGCCGAGGAGTTGGCCAACCGGATCCGACGGGGCTTCCGGGCGCTGCTGGCCGAACGCGGCGTGGACCTCGCCTTCGGTCGCACCCTGCCGGCCCTGCTCCGCACCGCCGGGCTGAGCGAGGTCGCGGCCGAGGCGTACTTCCCGGTCACCTCACCGGCCTGCCGGGAGCTGGAGGCCGCCACCGTGCGCCAATTGCGCGAGCAGCTGACGGCGGGCGGGCTGGCCACCGCGGCGGAGATCGACCAGCACCTGACGAACCTGAGCGAGCAGGAACTGGACGTCACCACCGCGCCGCTGATCACCTGCTGGGGTCGCCGGGCGCCGCAGGGGTAG
- a CDS encoding flavin reductase family protein: MSSLAEFTTALAVVPSPVAVATTVDATGRRWGFTGSSFTSLSADPPLVLICLDRAASTHTAFTTCGHFMINILAEGQEAVARRFATSGIDRFSGDDMSVCEAGLPGLSDAAVRLVCSLHAVLEGGDHSILVGRVERTAVTGAAPLVYCGRTFTRLVPQPVTV; this comes from the coding sequence ATGTCTTCTCTGGCTGAATTCACCACCGCGCTGGCCGTGGTGCCGTCCCCGGTGGCGGTCGCCACCACCGTCGACGCGACCGGGCGGCGCTGGGGGTTCACCGGCAGCTCGTTCACCTCGCTGTCGGCCGATCCGCCGTTGGTGCTCATCTGCTTGGACCGGGCCGCCTCCACCCACACCGCGTTCACCACCTGCGGTCACTTCATGATCAATATCCTCGCCGAGGGACAGGAGGCGGTGGCACGTCGTTTCGCGACCTCGGGGATCGACCGGTTCTCGGGTGACGACATGAGTGTGTGCGAGGCCGGGTTACCGGGGCTGTCCGACGCCGCGGTGCGGCTGGTCTGCTCGCTGCACGCGGTGCTGGAGGGCGGAGACCACTCCATCCTGGTGGGCCGGGTCGAGCGCACCGCGGTAACCGGCGCGGCCCCCCTGGTCTACTGCGGGCGGACCTTCACCCGCCTGGTCCCGCAGCCCGTCACGGTCTGA
- a CDS encoding MbtH family protein, giving the protein MTDLTRYLVVANDEEQYSIWAADRELPLGWYDRGFAGTEQECLDHIEQVWTDLRPLSLRRAMAAAGQGD; this is encoded by the coding sequence ATGACCGACCTCACCCGCTACCTGGTGGTGGCCAACGACGAGGAGCAGTACTCGATCTGGGCGGCCGACCGGGAGCTGCCGCTCGGCTGGTACGACCGGGGCTTCGCCGGCACCGAGCAGGAGTGCCTGGACCACATCGAGCAGGTGTGGACCGACCTGCGCCCGCTGAGCCTGCGCCGGGCGATGGCCGCCGCCGGGCAGGGCGACTGA
- a CDS encoding ArsR/SmtB family transcription factor → MHPHHPNRDQICLENVLAALSNPMRLTVVTVLASGGQHPCGSVLSGVSKSTLTHHWRVLRDSGVIWQQPSGRENLLSLRREDLDARFPGLLDAILASAENRPQPVGAGAGVGAAAETN, encoded by the coding sequence GTGCATCCACATCACCCCAACCGCGATCAGATCTGCCTGGAGAACGTCCTGGCGGCACTGTCCAACCCGATGCGGCTGACCGTGGTCACCGTGTTGGCCTCGGGTGGCCAGCACCCGTGCGGGTCGGTCCTGTCGGGCGTGTCCAAGTCGACGCTCACGCACCACTGGCGCGTGCTGCGCGACTCCGGAGTGATCTGGCAGCAGCCCTCCGGCCGGGAGAACCTGCTGTCCCTGCGCCGCGAAGACCTCGACGCACGATTCCCCGGCCTGCTGGACGCCATCCTGGCGAGCGCGGAGAACAGGCCGCAGCCGGTCGGCGCGGGTGCCGGCGTCGGCGCCGCAGCCGAGACGAACTAA
- a CDS encoding MFS transporter, translating into MSTNRTPLRLGLILALLALAQLIYSLDINIVFVALPDISKDLGFTAQTQQWVIGAYTVFSGGFLLFGGRAADLLGRRRIFVTALAVYALSSLAGGLATSTTVIVIARAVQGIGGAMLLPATLALIGTLFEEGPRRNRALAVWGGAGASGLTIGALLGGVLTQNFGWPAVFYVNVPLAAIAIIGALVFIPRDSAVTERRRFDLPGAVTVTGGATLLVFGLVQGPVSGWTSASNIGAFVAAVLLLVAFAVIETRSADPLMPPALLRHRSLIVAITITFLYMASFGTLPYFESNLLQNVNGMDALQSGLAFLVPSVAIATGTQLGERLTTRLGARPSLIGGLIVGAVGTAVLTAGFHYHSGYAALLPGLIISGLGQGVTWTAMWIAAATGVNSEEQGVANGMASTTLSLGNAIGLAVLTAIAGAGTSNLTGVHLAKAQASGFAEAVWITAAIMIVGAVLALTLRKRPTAAAEPELLAEDLAHPAQAAQQH; encoded by the coding sequence ATGTCCACCAATCGAACTCCCTTGCGCCTTGGGCTGATCCTGGCACTGCTGGCCCTGGCTCAGCTGATCTACTCCCTCGACATCAACATCGTCTTCGTGGCCTTGCCCGACATCAGCAAGGACCTTGGTTTCACTGCCCAGACCCAGCAGTGGGTGATTGGCGCCTACACGGTATTCTCCGGCGGGTTCCTGCTCTTCGGCGGGCGCGCGGCCGACCTGTTGGGACGGCGGCGGATCTTCGTCACCGCGTTAGCGGTGTACGCCTTGTCGTCCCTGGCCGGGGGCCTGGCGACCTCCACCACCGTCATCGTCATCGCCCGCGCGGTGCAGGGCATCGGGGGCGCCATGCTGCTCCCCGCCACCCTGGCGCTGATCGGCACCCTCTTCGAGGAAGGCCCCCGCCGCAACCGGGCCCTGGCCGTGTGGGGCGGTGCGGGTGCGTCGGGTCTGACCATCGGCGCGCTGCTGGGCGGCGTCCTCACCCAGAACTTCGGCTGGCCCGCGGTGTTCTACGTCAATGTTCCGCTCGCGGCCATCGCCATCATCGGCGCTCTTGTCTTCATCCCCCGCGACAGCGCGGTCACCGAGCGCCGCCGCTTCGACCTGCCGGGCGCGGTGACGGTCACGGGCGGCGCCACCTTGCTGGTGTTCGGTCTCGTCCAGGGCCCGGTCTCCGGCTGGACGTCCGCCTCCAACATCGGCGCGTTCGTCGCCGCGGTGCTCCTGCTGGTCGCCTTCGCGGTCATCGAAACGCGCTCGGCCGACCCGCTGATGCCCCCGGCGCTGCTGCGCCACCGTTCGCTGATCGTGGCCATCACCATCACGTTCCTCTACATGGCCTCGTTCGGGACCCTGCCCTACTTCGAGTCCAACCTCCTGCAGAACGTGAACGGCATGGACGCCCTGCAGTCCGGGCTGGCCTTCCTGGTGCCCTCGGTGGCCATCGCGACGGGCACCCAGCTCGGTGAGCGGTTGACGACGCGGCTGGGCGCCCGTCCCAGCCTGATCGGCGGGTTGATCGTCGGCGCGGTGGGAACGGCCGTGCTGACCGCCGGATTCCACTACCACTCCGGCTACGCCGCCCTGCTGCCCGGTCTGATCATCTCCGGCCTTGGGCAGGGCGTGACCTGGACCGCGATGTGGATCGCGGCGGCCACCGGCGTCAACTCCGAGGAGCAGGGCGTGGCCAACGGCATGGCCTCCACCACCCTGAGCCTCGGCAACGCGATCGGCCTGGCCGTCCTGACCGCCATCGCGGGCGCGGGAACCAGCAACCTGACGGGCGTTCACCTCGCCAAGGCCCAGGCCTCCGGCTTCGCCGAGGCCGTGTGGATCACCGCCGCCATCATGATCGTCGGTGCGGTCCTCGCACTGACCCTGCGCAAGCGGCCGACCGCCGCCGCCGAGCCCGAGCTTCTCGCCGAGGACCTCGCGCACCCGGCGCAAGCCGCACAGCAGCACTGA
- a CDS encoding DinB family protein gives MTANEPNSLNLTDPSADNGERADLLAMLAKHRHFLRFTTRDLTDEQAGQRTTASELCLGGLIKHVTSMERGWANFIVEGPSAMGDFSTMTEADFARYADDFKMLPGDTLAGVLAAYAEVADRTDKLVPTLPDLGATQPLPKAPWFEPGARWSARRVLMHIIAETAQHAGHADIIRESLDGAKSMG, from the coding sequence ATGACCGCCAACGAACCGAACTCCCTGAACCTGACCGACCCCTCGGCCGACAACGGCGAGCGCGCCGACCTGCTGGCGATGCTGGCCAAGCACCGGCACTTCCTGCGCTTCACCACCCGCGACCTCACCGACGAGCAGGCCGGGCAGCGGACCACCGCCAGCGAGCTGTGTCTGGGCGGCCTGATCAAGCACGTCACCTCGATGGAGCGGGGCTGGGCGAACTTCATCGTCGAAGGCCCCTCGGCGATGGGCGACTTCAGCACCATGACCGAGGCCGACTTCGCCCGGTACGCCGACGACTTCAAGATGCTGCCCGGCGACACGCTCGCCGGCGTGCTGGCCGCCTACGCCGAGGTCGCCGACCGGACCGACAAGCTGGTCCCGACCCTGCCCGACCTGGGCGCCACCCAACCGCTGCCCAAGGCCCCCTGGTTCGAGCCCGGCGCGCGGTGGTCGGCGCGTCGCGTGCTGATGCACATCATCGCCGAAACGGCCCAGCACGCCGGCCACGCCGACATCATCCGCGAGTCCCTGGACGGAGCCAAGAGCATGGGCTGA
- a CDS encoding Gfo/Idh/MocA family protein: protein MTRHRIAIAGRSHLHLADHLSALRRHGIELVADPARADAVIAGGGPADRERSLPELLRLGVPVLAEKPLARSAAATAAVLRAGGDAVTCAMFLRCEPAMGGLKELLAAGALGDLTAVHVVFSHAGWWQGRFTGTAAWMTDPVLLPGGGLTDLAVHLLDALLWLDGSRSLTVRTAAAERPAALRRPPGAPAGGGPVVAGAALLDWAGAPVTLHAGWTSRPGGLRVEMDGSAGRAVLTGGVLSYDAGTGTGPRILCAGPAPAAEHAVDAFVEQLRGGTRVLPGAADILRCAALSDDLAAAVS from the coding sequence ATGACCCGGCATCGGATCGCCATCGCGGGTCGCTCGCATCTGCACCTCGCCGACCACCTGTCCGCGCTGCGCCGTCACGGCATCGAGCTGGTGGCCGACCCGGCCCGAGCCGATGCGGTGATCGCCGGCGGCGGACCGGCCGACCGGGAACGCTCGTTGCCCGAGCTGTTGCGGCTCGGGGTGCCGGTGTTGGCGGAGAAACCCTTGGCGCGCAGCGCCGCTGCCACCGCCGCCGTGCTGCGCGCGGGCGGTGATGCGGTGACCTGCGCCATGTTCCTGCGCTGTGAGCCCGCGATGGGCGGGCTCAAGGAGTTGCTGGCGGCTGGTGCGCTCGGTGACCTCACCGCGGTGCACGTCGTCTTCAGTCACGCCGGTTGGTGGCAGGGCCGGTTCACGGGCACCGCCGCCTGGATGACCGACCCCGTCCTGTTGCCCGGTGGTGGTCTGACGGATCTGGCCGTGCACCTGTTGGACGCGCTGCTGTGGCTCGACGGCAGCCGGTCGCTGACGGTACGAACGGCCGCCGCCGAGCGGCCTGCTGCCCTCCGCCGGCCGCCCGGCGCGCCGGCGGGCGGCGGCCCGGTGGTGGCCGGTGCGGCTCTGCTGGACTGGGCCGGCGCGCCGGTGACCCTGCACGCCGGCTGGACCTCGCGGCCGGGCGGGCTCCGGGTGGAGATGGACGGCAGCGCGGGCCGTGCCGTGCTGACGGGCGGTGTGCTCAGCTACGACGCGGGCACCGGGACCGGCCCGCGGATCCTGTGCGCCGGCCCGGCCCCGGCCGCCGAGCACGCGGTGGATGCCTTCGTCGAGCAACTGCGCGGCGGGACACGCGTGCTACCGGGGGCAGCCGACATCCTCAGGTGTGCCGCGCTGTCCGACGACCTCGCCGCCGCGGTGAGCTGA
- a CDS encoding helix-turn-helix domain-containing protein, translating into MDPLDLLLHPVRLRIVHSFTGEQTSTTSELCARLPDVPKTTLYRHVALLAEAGVLEVAGEQRVHGAVERHYRLLRDQAAIDADTAASMSLDDHRRGFAAAMAALLAEFGTYLDRDGADPTADQVGYRQGIAWLSQQELTELIDELRTVLIPKMHNKPAPGRSPHLVSAIFFPVEEAPRHGAEE; encoded by the coding sequence ATGGACCCTCTTGATCTGCTCCTTCACCCGGTCCGCCTGCGCATCGTGCACTCCTTCACCGGCGAACAGACCAGCACCACCTCCGAGTTGTGCGCCCGCCTGCCCGATGTCCCGAAGACCACGCTGTACCGCCACGTCGCTCTGCTGGCCGAGGCGGGCGTGCTGGAGGTCGCCGGTGAACAGCGCGTGCACGGGGCGGTCGAGCGGCACTACCGGCTGCTCCGGGACCAGGCCGCGATCGACGCCGACACGGCCGCCTCGATGTCACTGGACGACCACCGCCGTGGGTTCGCCGCCGCCATGGCGGCCCTGCTCGCCGAGTTCGGCACCTACCTCGACCGGGACGGCGCCGACCCGACGGCCGACCAGGTCGGTTACCGACAAGGCATCGCCTGGCTCAGCCAGCAGGAACTCACCGAGCTGATCGACGAACTGCGCACCGTCCTCATCCCCAAGATGCACAACAAGCCTGCTCCGGGCCGCAGCCCCCACCTGGTGAGCGCGATCTTCTTCCCGGTCGAGGAAGCACCGCGGCACGGCGCGGAGGAGTAA
- a CDS encoding MFS transporter — protein sequence MTDAPPPTKRLTGWPAFLTLWSGQTVSAIGSGLFAFAVGLWVYQRSHSATLFGLIMVFDLLPGLLLAPYVGVLVDRMDRRTAMIAGNAGAAVSSLAVLLLVHSQHPVLWPLYPALVIGSLAGMVQGTAYDAALAPMIDERHRGRANGLVQVGQAVAEVLSPLLAGALMLTIKVTGVILVDLLSFLFAIVTLLPLRIPPVQTEDDEEDGPAGAEDTFAYGWRFIRRRPALLGLLLMFASLNFAVGLAAVAVTPWVLSFAGPGSLGAVLTAGGAGMLVGGVLMTAWGGTRRRVYALLGGLLVEGVCIALQGVHPTAVLVGAGLFGFYLFLPVVNASSSAIWQGRVPPGAQGRVFAVRRMVAQITAPLAYFTAGPLIDLAFRHLLTPGSWAHHLFPMLGTGSGRGIGVLFLLMGAAVVVIGLVGWASPGLRSVEQPESTAEAPAPVPAA from the coding sequence GTGACTGACGCACCGCCCCCGACCAAGCGCCTGACCGGCTGGCCGGCCTTCCTGACCCTCTGGTCGGGCCAGACCGTCTCCGCGATCGGCTCCGGCCTGTTCGCCTTCGCCGTGGGCCTGTGGGTCTACCAGCGCAGCCACTCGGCGACCCTGTTCGGCCTGATCATGGTCTTCGACCTGCTCCCCGGCCTGCTCCTTGCCCCCTACGTCGGCGTCCTGGTGGACCGGATGGACCGGCGCACCGCGATGATCGCCGGCAACGCCGGGGCCGCGGTGAGCAGCCTGGCCGTGCTGCTGCTGGTCCACTCCCAGCACCCGGTGCTGTGGCCGCTCTACCCGGCCCTGGTCATCGGCTCGCTGGCCGGGATGGTCCAGGGCACCGCGTACGACGCGGCGCTCGCACCGATGATCGACGAGCGGCACCGCGGGCGCGCCAACGGCCTGGTCCAGGTCGGCCAGGCGGTCGCCGAGGTGCTCTCGCCGCTGCTCGCCGGCGCCCTGATGCTCACCATCAAGGTCACCGGGGTGATCCTGGTCGACCTCCTCTCCTTCCTCTTCGCGATCGTGACGCTGCTGCCGCTGCGGATCCCGCCGGTGCAGACGGAGGATGACGAGGAGGACGGGCCGGCCGGCGCCGAGGACACCTTCGCCTACGGCTGGCGGTTCATCAGGCGGCGCCCGGCCCTGCTCGGCCTGCTGCTGATGTTCGCGTCGCTGAACTTCGCGGTCGGCCTGGCGGCGGTCGCGGTGACCCCGTGGGTGCTCTCCTTCGCCGGGCCCGGCTCGCTGGGCGCGGTCCTGACGGCGGGCGGGGCGGGGATGCTGGTGGGCGGCGTGCTGATGACCGCCTGGGGCGGCACCAGGCGCCGGGTGTACGCGTTGCTCGGCGGCCTGCTGGTGGAGGGGGTGTGCATCGCCCTCCAAGGGGTGCACCCGACGGCCGTGCTGGTGGGTGCCGGCCTGTTCGGCTTCTACCTCTTCCTGCCGGTGGTGAACGCCTCCTCGTCGGCGATCTGGCAGGGCCGGGTGCCACCCGGGGCCCAGGGCCGGGTGTTCGCGGTGCGCCGGATGGTCGCCCAGATCACCGCTCCGCTCGCCTACTTCACCGCCGGCCCGCTGATCGACCTGGCCTTCAGGCACCTGCTCACCCCCGGCAGCTGGGCCCACCACCTGTTCCCGATGCTGGGCACCGGCTCCGGGCGCGGCATCGGCGTGCTCTTCCTGCTGATGGGCGCGGCCGTGGTGGTGATCGGCCTGGTGGGCTGGGCCAGCCCGGGGCTGCGCTCGGTGGAGCAGCCCGAGAGCACCGCCGAGGCGCCGGCGCCGGTACCGGCCGCCTGA
- a CDS encoding AfsR/SARP family transcriptional regulator has protein sequence MDMPYTTLAESPLSFAVLGPLSVQRGSTVLPIGPPQQSRLLALLAVQANRPVQRAALIEALWEGRPPASAVNIVQTYVARLRRVLEPQRPSRRPSCLLVSSGTSYTLRIPEERVDAFRFEQLVRQAASLAGQGWSAEAFDGYREALALWRGPAPADCAGAGPEAEPLARLSRLRFTAALALADLGLPLLRPREVADALEPLARLAPLHEALHARLVVALAGAGDTAAALGRFEAIRRRLRDELGISPGEELRRAHRQVLRAPEPGLAQSRPGGERVRERGRRWSGPPPGLPELIGRQADLGRLAALCARRQLTTVVGAPGCGKSALALRYAATVSQGAGQRVLVVALADCHGGAALREQLLALCGPPGPSGPPGVTVEERLAALFHEVPALLVLDDADQVAEAAAGLVERLIRRCPWVRVLVTSREPLGVVGEAIHQAEPLALPSLQPLSVDQLARVDSVALFCRRAEDACGFRLDAANAGAVAQLCRLLDGLPLALELAAACLRTMPIEDLVAGLDDRFMLLTMVRRGGPPHHRTLRACLEWSFARLTAAERAVLLRLAGQREPLSYREVMTRCAGLPVPTADLPALVNRLVDRSLVAVDRLDGRARYRVLGTIGAFAAATGAQLADAARRPA, from the coding sequence ATGGACATGCCATACACGACTCTAGCCGAGTCGCCGCTCAGCTTCGCCGTTCTCGGCCCCCTGTCCGTCCAGCGCGGGAGCACGGTGCTCCCGATCGGCCCGCCGCAGCAGAGCAGGTTACTGGCCCTGCTCGCGGTGCAGGCCAACCGCCCGGTCCAACGGGCCGCGCTGATCGAGGCGTTGTGGGAGGGGCGGCCGCCGGCCAGTGCGGTGAACATCGTGCAGACCTACGTGGCCAGGCTGCGCCGGGTGCTGGAACCCCAGCGTCCCTCCCGGCGGCCGTCCTGCCTGCTGGTCTCCTCCGGGACCAGCTACACCCTGCGGATACCCGAGGAGCGGGTCGACGCCTTCCGGTTCGAGCAACTGGTCCGACAGGCGGCCTCGTTGGCGGGCCAGGGCTGGAGCGCGGAGGCCTTCGACGGCTACCGGGAGGCGCTCGCGCTGTGGCGCGGACCGGCGCCGGCCGACTGCGCGGGTGCCGGACCCGAGGCCGAGCCGCTCGCCAGGCTCTCCCGGCTGCGCTTCACCGCCGCCCTTGCACTGGCCGATCTGGGGCTGCCGCTGCTGCGGCCGCGCGAGGTCGCCGACGCGCTGGAACCGCTGGCCAGGCTCGCACCCCTGCACGAGGCGCTGCACGCACGGCTGGTCGTGGCGCTGGCCGGAGCCGGGGACACGGCCGCCGCGCTGGGCCGCTTCGAGGCGATCCGCCGCCGACTGCGCGACGAGCTCGGCATCTCGCCCGGCGAGGAGCTGCGCCGCGCCCACCGCCAGGTACTGCGGGCACCCGAGCCGGGCCTGGCGCAGAGCAGGCCCGGCGGCGAGCGGGTGCGCGAGCGCGGCCGCCGGTGGAGCGGACCGCCGCCCGGGCTGCCGGAACTGATCGGCCGACAGGCGGATCTCGGCCGGCTCGCCGCGCTCTGCGCACGCCGGCAGCTGACCACCGTGGTCGGCGCCCCGGGCTGCGGCAAGTCCGCGCTGGCGCTGCGCTACGCGGCGACGGTGAGTCAGGGCGCCGGGCAGCGGGTGTTGGTGGTGGCGCTCGCCGACTGCCACGGCGGCGCGGCGCTGCGCGAGCAACTGCTGGCCCTGTGCGGGCCGCCTGGGCCCTCCGGGCCGCCGGGCGTCACGGTCGAGGAGCGGCTGGCCGCCCTGTTCCACGAGGTGCCCGCCCTGCTGGTGCTGGACGACGCCGACCAGGTGGCCGAGGCCGCGGCGGGCCTGGTCGAGCGGCTCATCCGGCGCTGCCCGTGGGTGCGGGTGCTGGTCACCTCGCGCGAACCGCTGGGCGTGGTGGGCGAGGCGATCCACCAGGCCGAGCCGCTCGCGCTGCCGTCCCTCCAGCCCCTGAGCGTCGACCAACTGGCCCGGGTCGACTCGGTGGCGCTCTTCTGCCGCCGGGCCGAGGACGCCTGCGGCTTCCGGCTGGACGCGGCGAACGCGGGCGCCGTCGCACAGCTGTGCCGCCTGCTGGACGGCCTGCCGCTGGCGCTGGAGCTGGCCGCGGCCTGCCTGCGCACCATGCCGATCGAGGACTTGGTGGCCGGTCTGGACGACCGGTTCATGCTGCTCACCATGGTTCGGCGCGGCGGCCCGCCGCACCACCGCACCCTGCGCGCCTGCCTGGAGTGGAGCTTCGCCCGGCTGACCGCCGCCGAACGGGCGGTGCTGCTGCGACTGGCGGGGCAGCGCGAGCCGCTCTCCTACCGCGAGGTGATGACCCGCTGCGCCGGCCTGCCGGTGCCGACCGCCGACCTGCCGGCGCTGGTCAACCGGCTGGTGGACCGATCGCTGGTGGCGGTGGACCGCCTTGACGGGCGGGCCCGCTACCGGGTCCTCGGCACGATCGGCGCCTTCGCCGCGGCCACCGGGGCGCAACTGGCCGACGCCGCCCGAAGACCCGCCTGA
- a CDS encoding erythromycin esterase family protein, translating into MTTQPSTAGTRLSSGAVIPLATLDPAEPLDDLDWLDQAIGEARVVAIGESAHYNREFFQLRHRLTRYLVERHGFSAYAMESGFVEGQLTDDWVRGGEGADHHQLGEVMACGTSSLMGLWSQLGAQLEWMRQHNRAAARPVGFYGIDLPGSMASLLPGLEAVLGYLARVDPEFQVEPGIRETASAFAVASAFSAPAAVAAYAALAPEARDALTAGLAGLAARMAGRRLDYVRCASVDAHERALRSLSITVTLDSMYRAMVRDDRQEMMSNRDVAMADTVEWILRREDRVVLAAHNSHLQRWPAAMPGMPAMTPLGMHLADRLGKDYLVIGTTSASGQTLNVGPDFYTGTLFTAMEAPRSGSLDALMAASHDGPFATDLRRLSPTDAATMRSISRQRAGIGTFYGELSPLDAFDLVVHLPSVSAADPDQAALAHMPHEVREAFAQWSSQASPAAD; encoded by the coding sequence GTGACGACGCAACCTTCAACGGCGGGCACCCGGTTGAGCAGCGGGGCGGTGATCCCGCTGGCCACGCTCGATCCAGCCGAGCCGCTGGACGACCTGGACTGGCTGGACCAGGCGATCGGCGAGGCGCGCGTGGTGGCGATCGGCGAAAGCGCGCACTACAACCGCGAGTTCTTCCAGCTGCGCCATCGGCTGACGCGCTACCTGGTCGAGCGGCACGGGTTCAGCGCCTACGCCATGGAGTCGGGATTCGTCGAAGGGCAGCTGACCGACGACTGGGTGAGGGGCGGCGAGGGCGCCGACCACCACCAGCTCGGCGAGGTCATGGCGTGCGGCACGAGCTCCCTGATGGGACTGTGGAGTCAGCTGGGCGCCCAACTGGAGTGGATGCGGCAGCACAATCGTGCGGCCGCGCGCCCGGTAGGTTTCTACGGGATCGACCTGCCCGGGTCGATGGCCTCCCTGCTGCCCGGCCTGGAGGCGGTGCTCGGCTACCTCGCGCGGGTCGATCCCGAGTTCCAGGTGGAGCCGGGTATCCGGGAGACGGCCTCGGCTTTCGCGGTGGCCTCCGCCTTCTCGGCGCCCGCAGCCGTCGCCGCCTACGCGGCGCTCGCACCCGAGGCCAGGGACGCGCTGACGGCGGGCCTCGCAGGGCTTGCGGCGCGCATGGCGGGTCGGCGCCTGGACTATGTCCGGTGCGCGAGCGTTGACGCCCATGAACGCGCGCTGCGCTCGCTGAGCATCACGGTCACCCTCGACTCGATGTACCGCGCGATGGTGCGCGACGATCGGCAGGAGATGATGTCCAACCGCGACGTCGCGATGGCGGACACGGTCGAGTGGATCCTGCGCAGGGAGGACCGGGTCGTCCTGGCCGCCCACAACAGCCACCTTCAACGCTGGCCCGCCGCCATGCCCGGCATGCCCGCGATGACGCCACTGGGGATGCACCTGGCCGATCGGCTCGGCAAGGACTACCTGGTCATCGGCACGACCTCGGCGAGTGGCCAGACCCTCAACGTCGGGCCCGACTTCTACACCGGCACGCTCTTCACGGCCATGGAGGCCCCCCGATCCGGCAGCCTCGACGCGCTGATGGCCGCAAGCCACGACGGGCCGTTCGCGACCGACCTGCGGCGACTGTCGCCGACCGACGCCGCGACCATGCGGTCGATCTCCCGGCAGCGGGCCGGCATCGGCACGTTCTACGGCGAGTTGAGCCCGCTGGACGCCTTCGACCTCGTGGTGCACCTGCCGTCAGTCAGTGCGGCCGACCCCGACCAGGCTGCCCTCGCCCACATGCCCCACGAGGTGCGGGAGGCGTTCGCGCAGTGGAGCTCGCAGGCGAGCCCGGCGGCGGACTGA